DNA sequence from the Caretta caretta isolate rCarCar2 chromosome 23, rCarCar1.hap1, whole genome shotgun sequence genome:
ggcaggatttgggggggggttgAGGAGTGAGGGGGGAGCTGGTGCCCCCAAGTTCCCCCTGGACTCCCATTTCTACCCCCAGCAGCCGCCCCTTTCACTGCCCCCTGCTCAGCCtcaccccagctccagccccctcaGCCTCAGGTTCCCCATTTTTTCTGTCCCCTCAGTTCCCCCCCACACgcattcctccctgccccacattcTGTGTCCCGTAATGCCCCCAACCCCATagtcacccctccctgccccatagaCAGTCCAGGGGGGAAGGATTGTTCCCCACCCCGAGGCTGAGGCGTCGGCCATCTTAGCCAGGGGGCAGCCTGGCCTGCGAGGGCTGCAGGGGGTGACGGGGTGGCCATGTTAACTGAGGGCAGCCGGGGTCCCTTCCCTTGGAGAGCAATGGGAGATGTCGGCCATAACTAgtggggggctggctgtgagAGGGGGCAGGACAGAGATGCTGCGGGGTTGTGGAGGAAGGGGCCAGTGGTCTGTGAGGGGACACGGGCCAGGGGGCACAatgcagggaggaggggtgtggggtgacACAGGCTAAGCTGGGAGACTCGGGGAGTCAggccggggggcggagggggacaggctggggggcggggggaatgacCCTGCTTCGCAATGAGCCTGCTGCTCGTCTCCCTCCTGCTCCGGGGCCAGGGGCAAAGGCTCCCGGAGGTCTGGTGAGCAGGGGGGTCGGGGTCCTGGGATGAGGGGGCTGAGTGAAGGAGGCTAATTGGGACCCGTCGGCTGGGAAGCTGAAGCACCTTTAATGCAGCCCCGGCCTGGCccagcactgtgtgtgtggggggggaggcgacCCCAAGATGGTGACACAAGGAGTCCGGGCCCCAGCTCTACcccctggctctaaccactagtccccactcccctgccagagcccagaacTGATTCAAACTTTCCTGACCCCCAGCTTCCTCCTGCCCGCTAGCCAATGGCGTATAAACAAAGCCTGTGTCACATCCCTCTCTAGGGGCCTGGGCACATAACCACTGACAGTGTCTCCTCCAGCTCGGGGGCAGGGTCTCTGCAGGGGCATTAGAAGGTCCCTGGGTCTCTCCCAGCTGGGTGCACGGGATGGAATTTCTCTTGCTCCAGTTTTCCTTTCAACCCGGTTTATTTAATTCACACGCTGAGAAAAGACCCTTTGAACCAGGCGTTACAGCGTAAAGCCGTCCTCCCTGCTCAGTTATGGTGCAAGGGGCAGCAAACCCAGGTGTTCCCCATCACGCCCGCTCCTCACACGGTGCCAGGGCAGGTGTTGTGCGTGTGGGCAGGTTGGCAGGCTGAGCGGGAAGGCTGCAGAGTCAAACCCTCCAGCACCGGAAAATGCCACAGATAGTTTCCTGAACAACCTAAACTCCGCCCCCTCATGCACATGCATTACGACGCCAGCCTTTAATTGCATGAACACGTATTAATTTTACCTACATGGGTCACCGGTGAGGTTTGATTCCAGAATGTAAGAAAGGACAGGATGGGAGGGGGGAATCTGCATGGAAATCGTGGTCAGTTGAAAATTGAAGACTAGACCCTGTggtctcctggttcccagcctgtTGCACCTTCCCCAAGGCTGCAGGAGAAATTGAGGGTGACCTGTCCCCGCTCCCCACAGACACGAACAAGCTGCGAGCTGCATGATGATTTGCCAGGCTGAAGCTCTCAGGGTTTCCTCGGTTTTTCAGTGACTGCTGCTTATTTTAGCTGCGTTAGATTTCGCCTGCAGATTAGAGACAAGGTGTGATAGATGTAGGAAGAGATGAGACATCCTCAACTTCCTCCAGCTGCAGCCACCGGCTGAGTTCCTTATTTGGGGCTTGGTGGAGCCAGGCACTGCGGCTTTGGTGGCAGCGCTGAGgggccccctcactgccccatcaTGGTATCTGCTCTCACCGTCCTCTTCATCGGTGAGTATTGGAGACAGCCAGGGCGTGTGCCTGTGAAGGAGGATCTGAGACCAGGCCACGTGCCCTGGGGGAGAATCTGAGACCAGAGTGTAGGATCCAGTCACTCTGGGATCTGGTCCCTAACAAGCCATCTCCTCTCTAGGCTGCTGGCTGGCCGGGCAGAACGAGGCGTCCAGAGGTGAGTATCTGTGCTGCTCAACGCTAAGTgttaaggatggggggggggggaaggtggaggggaaaAGAACAGCTGAGACCTGAACCTTCCCCCAAAACTCAGTCAGGGTTGACTCTGGATTGACCCCAGCGGACTGAGATcagaacccagccctgcccccagtgcagtCAGGAGTGACTCCGGATTGACCCCGGGGGCTGAGACCAGAACCCGGCTCACAGGTTCCatgtagatcaggggtctcaaactgcGGGCCGCCAGCTCCCCgtggcaccccccgcccccccccccccccagcgtttACCGAGAGCGGCTCTGGCCCAGCgtgcaccgggggcagggcaggctccctgcctgcctgccctgcccccgcgccactctgggctggaggctggtctgtgtgttgccctggccgctggTCTGCTGGTCCGCTGGAGgctggtctgtgtgttgccctggtcTGTGTGCTGGTCTGCTGGgctggtctgtgtgttgccctggccgctcctccaggtacctcccccgaagctcccgtTGGCCGTGTCTGcctcaggggaggtacctggaggagcggccagggcaacacacagacctctgtgcccccctctcccccaggtcccggccacTTCCCGGagtggtgcaggggcagggcaggcaggcagggagcctgccctgcccccggtgtaTGCCGGGCTGGACCCGCCCCCCGAACGCCTCCTGCAGCcgaacccctgccctgccacgcctgccacaccctgcacccctcctgcaccccaaccccctgccctaagccccctgccgcacccctcctgcaccccaaccccctgtcgtgagctccctgctgcacccgacacccctgctgcaccccgaccctctgccctgagccctctgccgcaccccacacccctcctgcaccccaaccccctgccctgaccccctgccccaccctgcaccccgatcccctgccctgagcccccgacacacccctcacccctcctgcaccccctgggggcagggagggagcggagttggggtggggatttcggggaaggggttggaatgagggcagggaaggggtgggaagaggcggggtaggggcggggcctcatggatggggtggagtgggggcagggccagggcagcggGTGTGgggtcagtggtgcggccctcgggccaatgtactagtcctcatgtggccctcgtggccATTTgcgtttgagacccctgctgtaGATGCAGTGAGGTGTCTGTTATCCGCGGTGCTGTCCCTGGAGCTGGGCACTGAGGGCAGGTTACAGACACATGGGGAGGGGTTTGTGTCTCCCCATCTCACTCCTGTTTGTGTGTGAACGCAGAGCTCCCTGCGCCCAGACCCTCCATCTCCGCCAGCCCCAGCGGGGTGATCGTCCCGGGGGCAGCCGTCACCATCCGCTGTCAGTGTCGGTGCGAGGCCAGGAGGTTATTTCTGTATAAAGATGGAATCCAAATCCAGGAGCTGGACGCTGCTGGGGACGGGGGTGAATTCACCATCCCCAGCGCCAGACGGGAAGACGCAGGGTTCTACCACTGCAGATCTCGCTCCAGATCGGAGCCGGAGCCCCATGATTACCTGCGGATTGTTGTAGCAGGTGAGGGtcctggggagcagggacagaGTCATGGGGGGGGTTCCCAGCCGCTGTAGATTCAGGACTGACGCGGGggggggatccctgcccccaggggtcCTTGGGGGTGTCCCTTACTTCCCCGGGCTTCCATTTCCCCTTGTATGAATCATCCTCCCTGCACCTTGTGTCTGGTTACAGAGTCAGGGTTGGCTTTAGGGTGGGGGCTTTTTCTCACTGTGCCTGTGCAGCTCCCCGCACCTCTGACTGCCAggcccccccagctctaaccactagatgccactcccttcccagagccagggacagaacccaggtgtcctggctcccaggctcgGGGGGACTATTAAGTGGATAGACAGGTACAGAGGGTGCTCTGGATTTAGGTTCTCAGTCAGTTTCGGTCGTAGCTCCCAGGAATCTCTGGGATCTCGGAGAGGTTCCTCTGGCTGGGTTTTCTCCCAGGGGCCCCGGGTCTGGGACCGTGCGGCGAGGACGGGGCGCAGTGACTGTGCCGGGTCCTGTCTCATGGCCTGTCTCCTTCTCACTGCAGAGCTCAGCTACCCCAAACCCTCCAtctccctgagccccagcaggggaGTCGCCCTGGGACGAAATGTGACCATCCGGTGTGAGTGTCGATGCCAGAAAGCGACGTTCCTCATGTATAAACTTGGAAACCCGGACGTACGGCACTGGTTTGAGACTGCTGGGGACGTGGCTGAGTTTACCATCCACAACGTGAGCCAGAGACACACAGGGAGCTACAGCTGCCAATATGGCACCAAATTGGACCCCTCCATCTGGTCGCATCCCAGCGACCCCATGGAGCTGATGGTAGCAGGTGAGGGGCCCGGCTCAGtattgttacgaattacacctggtaggacacgcacacaagtgctacgaattacacctggtaggacacgcacacaagtgctacgaattacacctgataggacacgcacacaaatgctgcgaattatacctgataggacacgcacaccagtgctgcgaattatacctgataggtcacgcacagttcgagtctaggctgaggcacagaaacaaagtccacaactgcagagttcccaaaagacactaagtttattacgctcgagcgtggtgcccccctgctagccaggaggggaccctgaatgcaaattatacaaaggttatataccttttagcaaagcatgttgccctcgtgcatcggaaaccttagccaataaacaaacccttgtcttatctaccacctatccctgcttggtgcattcctcgtgctataccagtatgttaattacacagcatggtcctaaagctatgcatcagtaacttttattatcaggatgggaggcctcacatcaaggccaagagacagggagttagagactgacaaaaaccagatactgggagtcaaggaaggctggagacaaggaggaggattttcacagggattcaatatctaaggattactcctcctggtgtatgatgtgctggcatttaaacaatggtgggccccaaaccaaaatggagtcacatgtgctaacttttccttaacagtatCTCCGCTCTGTGAGAGGGTTCCCGGGGTGGGTCTATGGAACCGCTGgaccctctgtcccaccaacctggtgaggcctcatctggagtactgtgtccagttttgggccccacactacaagaaggatgtggataaattggagagagtccagcaaagggcaacaaaaatgattaggggtctagaacacatgacttatgaggagaggctgagggagctgggattgtttagtctgcagaagagaagaatgaggggggatttgatagctgctttcaactacctgaaagggggttccaaagaggatggctctagactgttctcaatggtagcagatgacagaacgaggagtaatggtctcaagttgcagtgggggaggtttagattggatattaggaaaaactttttcactatgagggtggtgaaacactggaatgcattacctagggaggtggtagaatctccttccttagaggtttttaaggtcaggcttgacaaagccctggctgggatgatttaactgggaattggtcctgcttcgagcagggggttggactagatgaccttctggggtcccttccaaccctgatattctatgattctatgattctaacctgtGGTATCCCTCGCaactgtgatgctgatgtcaagctacaaacctctggcaggtCCTGCACTTACCCAGCCATCCACAGCCAGGGACACACCCACCGGAGTTACATGAATGATTTCCCAGGATCTCACAAACCATTAATAGGGACGCGCCAGTCAAGTCCCTCCCAGATCCCCAGCCTGGTACTGTcctgcactggtcagaagcctggccagtgtctGTTCATTACCCAGTCCGCCCCTCCCTCGATGGGGAGAGGACacgcaccagcctttgtaacctgagctgagatttcccaggtttcagagtagcagccctgttaatctatatccgcaaaaagaacaggattacttgtggtctctaaggtgccacaagtactcctgttctttttgagatttCCCaggcacttcaaccaaaacacactgtttgaGCTCAAATAGAAAAGAGATTTATTAACTCCAGAGAGATGGAGTTGAAGTGATTATAACTAGCAAGCGTAGAGATCAGGGTCAGTTacttaagaaacaaaaataaactggCAGTCTGAGTTCTACAAACTAACCAGAATTTGAATCAAGCAGCATCTCCCTCGGTAGCTGGTACCCACAGGTCACAGATCTTCAGTACACAGACTGGAACTGCCTTCCAGCCGGGACCACCCTCcctagttcaaagtctttgtcctccagaccataggtgccaacttctcctggcgctGGTGGATGCTCGAcccctcccgcccctgccccgcccccattccaaccccttccccaaagtccctgccccaacttcgcctcctccctgcccctattggactccctccccaaattcccaccccgcctcttcccctgagtgcgccacgtacccgctcctcccccctccctcccacaactTGTTATGCTACGAAAtagctgttttgcagcagcaagcactgggagTAGAAGCAGGGACGCGGtgcactcagaggaggaggcggaggcgaaggcggaggtgaggtgagctggggcaggggaggccaGGAACTggcggtgggtgcagagcacccaccaatttttccccgtgggtcctggagcacccacagagtcagcatcTATGCTCAAGacgtgtttccaggtgttgagttgtggggggagtgaggccaagggatgttgtcacttcccctctttataGCTTCTTCCAGTTTACTGGGAAGATCTTTGCCTAAAGGTGGGTCCAGCAGTCTCCATTGTCTAGATGCTCTCACTTCGATGGCCCTTGAGAGAGTCAATTCCCTTCGGTTTGGGTCCTCAAccacagccccacacccagccagacCCTCAGGGCATGTCTGCCCGAATGGGATGCTCGGAGCcggctctgccctgagccctaaGCCCAGCAGAGGGGACACCTGGCTGAGGAGCGGGGACAGTCACTGGGGGGTTCCCAGCCAGGGGCGGGAGCAGCAGCCGCTGGAGGTTGAGGGCCAAGGGAGGGAGGATCCCTGCTCCCAGGGGAAGCTACAGAGCAGGGGCCTTTCCCAGGGGGATGTTCCCTCAGCTGTTCCCACTCTGGGGATGCACAGAGGAGTcggggcccaggggctgcccagacAGCACCGGCCCCAGCGCTGaattcacccccccccaccaacccaaACAATTGAACCCATAACAAATGCCAGGTCATGGGGCGAGCGGCCCAATCGCTGAGTCACCGTTTCAGCCCCTTGCCACCAGGGCCTGGATGCTGgttccatccctccccccatcccaggtgTTGTGGAAAATGAGTCACACCATCTGTTTGGTTCAAACAGTCTGAGGTCCTTTTATTGAATACAAGCGTGCAGGGAGAAGGAGACGGAGATGGTCACACGCAGGTGccaccctggtctctctctgccctgcccctataATACCAGACTTACATAGGTCCAAAGTCAAGCCAAACGATACATTTCCTTACCACTCAAGCATTATTAATAAAGCCTTATAAGGAATTAATGGAAGGGCAGTTTCATAACTAGCACAGTGCTATCAAGATCTTATCAAGATCTGCGGCTTGCTGTGGCAGCGTTTTGACTAGGGACTTTTGCAGGGTGGAGGGTGCATATAATGGACAGCTAGGGATTCTTCCGGAGGCCCTTTTGGTTCTTTTCTAGTTAGAGATTGGCCTAGTCCATTATCTGGGTCAAGTGCCACAGCCTAGCATACGTAAATGCTTTAGCTTAAGCCAAgttttacaggatacaggcctgtaggcctCTTGCATTACACCGCTTGCCTATGTTGCATATAGTGCATAGATTTTGCCGCAGAATGGGATGGGGTCGGTTTCAACAGCAAGGTTAACAGCAATTTCCCCCACACAGCCAACGCTCGTTTTAATCCCACAGAGGGAACCGACCCAGCCGGGTCCCGGCAGCCGGATCCCCCCACGACGGAGccggagggagaaggggggcgggAGAAATGGAACAATTCACCCCCCGGGGAACAGAGCTCTTGGCTCACATGCCCACGGGGCCATTCGGGCCGTTTGGAGGGGAACAGTCCCTGCAGGCAGAACTGATGGGTTCAGGTCTTCTACACAAAGGATGGTGGATTGATCCATGGGAACCTACAGCCACCGGTCTGTGGGAAGGTAGGGTGGTGGACAGATGGGAGCGTGTCTGATGAGGGATAGAAAGATGgactaagaccttgtctacatgaAAACTGGACCCAAAATGATTAATCCAGTGTGGTTCCCAGCCCCCGCTGGTGATCTCAGAGCAAGTCTGAGCTCTTGGAATTCGCGCCCCCTGGTTTGATACAATTCGGTTTGTCAGACAAGCTCCCCTTTAGCTCTATAGGGCTGGTTCTATTCCCGCAGGGGGAACTGACCCGACTCAGCCAGGAACGGCGCCGGCTCCGACCCACTCAGGCAGCGCGAGTCCAGGTACCGGGGCTCAAGGCAGGAAATCACCATCAGCCCCCCCAGAAACAGGTTTGTGCTGCCCAAGGAGCCACCGCTGTGGGAAACCACGAAGGGCTGGCTGGGTGGGACGGGGCAGATCCCCATAGCAAATGTCCCATCTGGGCTGAGACCCCCCTGGACTAATTTCGTATGCTTTGGGGGGAGGGTTCACTGGACAGCTGCCAGATCGGCttggtgggagcagggcctggaagaGCTTCCCCTCAATGCACAGTCCCACCCCGGTgctgtgctgccccctggcaccaAAAAGCCACCCAGGTGGGGCACAGCTCAATGTGTATCCCCCTGGGAAAACAGGGCTGAAGAGCCGGGGATCATGCTGCCATGTATCCGGTTTGTCTCTCCGCAACTGCAGACAGGCTGGGGGAACGGCTCAGAAGCAGGGCT
Encoded proteins:
- the LOC125628459 gene encoding platelet glycoprotein VI-like, whose translation is MVSALTVLFIGCWLAGQNEASRELPAPRPSISASPSGVIVPGAAVTIRCQCRCEARRLFLYKDGIQIQELDAAGDGGEFTIPSARREDAGFYHCRSRSRSEPEPHDYLRIVVAELSYPKPSISLSPSRGVALGRNVTIRCECRCQKATFLMYKLGNPDVRHWFETAGDVAEFTIHNVSQRHTGSYSCQYGTKLDPSIWSHPSDPMELMVAGGTDPTQPGTAPAPTHSGSASPGTGAQGRKSPSAPPETDYTWDNIVRLALGAGILLALALILAEAAHGWRRGRR